One Moorella sp. E308F genomic region harbors:
- the lipA gene encoding lipoyl synthase, with translation MSSPVARRRLPPWLHKRIPSSGDIEATRKLLKGLHLNTVCQSALCPNQGECFARRTATFMILGNTCTRNCRFCAVEHGRPQAVEQDEPERVAEAARRLGLKHVVVTSVTRDDLPDGGAGHFAATIAALRAALPETYIEVLTPDFRGDEEALTIVARAKPDIFNHNVETVPRLYEKVRPQADYRRSLQVLKKIKELDPAIYTKSGLMVGLGETTAEVLQVMADLRSVDCDILTIGQYLRPSAGHLEIKEFVTPDTFAWYSEKGREMGFLYVASAPFVRSSYHAAEFSEKVAGEKQESVSEAMV, from the coding sequence GTGTCATCACCGGTGGCGCGCCGGCGCCTGCCCCCATGGTTGCACAAACGTATACCTTCCTCTGGGGATATCGAAGCCACTCGTAAGCTCCTTAAAGGTTTACATCTCAATACTGTTTGCCAGAGCGCCCTTTGTCCTAATCAGGGGGAATGCTTTGCCAGGCGCACGGCCACCTTTATGATCCTGGGCAATACCTGCACCCGCAACTGCCGTTTTTGCGCCGTCGAGCACGGCCGGCCGCAGGCAGTGGAGCAGGATGAACCCGAGCGTGTGGCCGAAGCGGCGCGGCGCCTGGGCTTAAAGCATGTGGTTGTCACCTCGGTAACAAGGGACGACCTGCCCGACGGCGGCGCCGGCCATTTTGCCGCCACCATTGCCGCCCTGCGAGCAGCCCTACCGGAGACTTATATTGAGGTCCTCACCCCGGATTTCCGTGGCGACGAAGAGGCCCTGACCATTGTCGCCAGGGCGAAACCGGATATATTTAACCATAATGTGGAGACAGTTCCCCGCCTCTACGAGAAGGTCCGGCCCCAGGCTGATTACCGCCGCAGCCTTCAGGTTCTTAAAAAAATAAAAGAGCTTGACCCGGCCATTTATACCAAGTCCGGCCTGATGGTGGGCCTGGGAGAAACAACCGCGGAAGTTTTACAGGTAATGGCCGATCTCCGGTCGGTAGACTGCGATATTCTAACTATCGGTCAGTACCTGCGGCCTTCGGCGGGACACCTGGAAATTAAGGAATTTGTCACCCCGGATACCTTTGCCTGGTACTCCGAAAAAGGCCGGGAAATGGGATTCTTATATGTAGCCTCTGCTCCCTTTGTCCGCAGTTCCTACCATGCTGCCGAGTTTAGTGAGAAAGTGGCCGGGGAGAAGCAGGAGAGCGTTTCAGAGGCCATGGTTTGA
- a CDS encoding DUF445 domain-containing protein, translated as MVPLIGAFIGWLTNVLAIRMLFRPRRPLKIFCWTLQGLIPKRQAEIAANIAGVVDKNLLPLDEVLAHINTPDVAGRLTTVVAELARRRLVERLPSFIPQGLREAAGRAIEETLYREMPSALQELIDELGRNPGTFSIGEILAAKFNKLNLNQVEEVVVEVAGRELRYIEWLGGLLGFIIGLVQAVLAGWR; from the coding sequence TTGGTCCCTCTCATCGGCGCTTTTATTGGCTGGTTGACCAACGTTTTGGCCATCAGGATGCTTTTCCGCCCCCGCCGCCCGTTAAAAATATTTTGCTGGACCTTGCAGGGGCTTATTCCCAAGAGGCAGGCCGAGATAGCTGCCAATATCGCCGGCGTTGTTGATAAAAATTTACTTCCCCTCGACGAAGTGCTGGCCCACATTAATACTCCCGACGTTGCTGGAAGGCTCACGACCGTAGTGGCAGAATTGGCCCGGCGGCGCCTGGTAGAGCGCCTGCCATCCTTTATTCCCCAGGGTTTAAGAGAGGCGGCCGGCAGGGCGATAGAAGAAACCCTTTACCGGGAAATGCCGTCGGCCTTGCAGGAGTTGATAGATGAACTGGGCCGCAATCCGGGGACCTTCTCAATTGGCGAGATTCTAGCGGCAAAATTTAATAAATTAAACTTAAACCAGGTAGAGGAAGTAGTCGTTGAAGTAGCCGGCCGGGAACTGCGCTACATAGAATGGCTGGGCGGGCTATTGGGGTTTATCATTGGCCTGGTCCAGGCTGTCCTGGCAGGATGGAGGTAG
- a CDS encoding HD domain-containing phosphohydrolase, producing the protein MNDKPKDVVSGEEEIRFLSALRESLALAMDRGLEEYAGKLKRLIEVGQLISSSLEMDAIVNQTLQSMKEIMGTKWCVLELYDQETGAITVKGSREADEELLGETGRMLLESTTLKEIVKTASPLFIDDLARYDGPLQLSFLDRDVKAAAIVPVQARGKTLGVIILCLPFPRQWKEDEKGYLSIIASQVGLALENARLYATLQEYYMSVVKALAAALEAKDKYTQGHSFRVAWWARVIAREMKLSENEQEMVYIGGLLHDIGKVGIREHILLKKGGLTPEEKKEIMTHPRIGAKILKPANLPREVVAAVLYHHEDYNGGGYPEGLTGKRIPLLARIIRVADAYDAMKSDRPYRKAFSQQWIIEELRRCAGKQFDPAVVEAMQKVLEREPEDTIELSREKYLDFIGKLSSLE; encoded by the coding sequence ATGAATGACAAGCCTAAAGATGTAGTGTCGGGCGAAGAGGAAATACGTTTCTTGAGCGCCCTGCGCGAAAGTCTTGCTTTAGCCATGGACCGGGGTTTGGAGGAATATGCGGGAAAGCTCAAGCGGCTTATTGAGGTTGGGCAGTTGATATCTTCCAGTTTGGAAATGGACGCGATCGTTAATCAAACTCTCCAAAGTATGAAAGAAATAATGGGTACAAAGTGGTGTGTGCTGGAGCTATACGATCAAGAAACCGGAGCAATAACGGTAAAGGGCAGCCGGGAAGCCGACGAAGAATTACTAGGTGAGACTGGAAGAATGCTGCTGGAAAGCACGACCTTAAAGGAGATAGTAAAAACGGCAAGCCCGCTGTTCATCGACGACCTGGCAAGGTATGATGGGCCTCTACAACTGTCGTTTTTGGACAGGGATGTAAAAGCGGCCGCGATAGTCCCCGTGCAGGCCAGGGGGAAAACACTGGGTGTGATTATATTATGCTTGCCGTTTCCCCGGCAGTGGAAAGAGGATGAGAAGGGTTACCTGTCGATCATAGCCAGTCAAGTGGGCCTAGCGCTGGAGAACGCCCGGCTTTATGCCACGCTGCAAGAATATTATATGAGCGTTGTAAAGGCGCTGGCCGCAGCGTTAGAAGCAAAAGATAAGTATACGCAGGGCCATTCGTTCCGGGTAGCATGGTGGGCGAGGGTTATCGCCAGAGAAATGAAGCTATCGGAAAATGAGCAGGAAATGGTTTATATAGGAGGGCTTTTACATGATATCGGAAAAGTAGGGATAAGGGAACATATACTGCTTAAGAAAGGCGGTCTTACACCAGAAGAAAAAAAAGAAATCATGACGCATCCGCGAATAGGGGCAAAGATCCTGAAACCGGCAAACCTTCCCCGCGAAGTAGTGGCAGCGGTTCTATACCACCACGAAGACTATAACGGTGGCGGCTATCCGGAGGGCCTTACTGGTAAAAGGATACCTCTGCTAGCCCGGATCATCAGGGTGGCGGATGCTTATGACGCTATGAAATCAGACAGGCCTTATCGCAAGGCGTTTTCTCAGCAGTGGATAATTGAGGAACTAAGACGTTGTGCCGGGAAACAGTTTGACCCGGCAGTAGTAGAAGCAATGCAAAAGGTTTTAGAACGAGAACCTGAGGACACCATAGAGCTGAGCAGAGAAAAATATCTGGATTTTATCGGTAAATTAAGCTCGCTTGAATAA
- a CDS encoding SpoIIE family protein phosphatase yields the protein MKLQVEKQGTGRQAREGSGWEVAAYSRPHWLEKVNGDLCYTKELDVHVMVAVVDVLGHGEGAHQGAVVLARALREAGGSLQEIYAVLNKAASQTRGCALFLAMLDQKTIEYILIGNIRGWVLTRKDTEALIGQPGIVGKKMFDPVFRRLELSAPTLLLACTDGIKRSFSPAGSPWLWEETGEAMARRVVEKYGIAEDDASVLVGRHI from the coding sequence TTGAAATTACAAGTTGAAAAACAGGGAACTGGCCGACAGGCCCGGGAAGGCTCCGGATGGGAAGTAGCAGCTTATTCGCGCCCCCACTGGCTGGAGAAAGTGAACGGGGACCTTTGTTACACTAAGGAATTGGATGTCCACGTGATGGTAGCCGTAGTAGATGTACTGGGCCATGGAGAAGGTGCCCATCAAGGAGCAGTAGTCCTGGCACGGGCACTCAGAGAAGCCGGGGGTAGTCTGCAGGAGATATACGCTGTTTTGAATAAAGCAGCTTCACAGACACGGGGATGCGCTCTTTTTTTAGCCATGCTTGACCAGAAAACGATAGAATATATCTTGATCGGAAACATCAGAGGATGGGTGCTAACGCGAAAAGATACGGAGGCCCTGATTGGGCAGCCAGGCATTGTAGGCAAAAAGATGTTTGATCCCGTCTTCCGCCGGCTGGAGCTTTCAGCGCCCACCCTTCTTCTGGCCTGTACCGACGGGATCAAACGCAGCTTTTCGCCCGCTGGTTCGCCGTGGCTCTGGGAGGAAACAGGCGAAGCCATGGCGCGCCGTGTGGTAGAGAAATATGGCATCGCTGAAGACGATGCCAGTGTGCTGGTAGGGAGGCATATTTAG
- a CDS encoding GGDEF domain-containing protein produces the protein MRCRQMPTNLLLSISVKYWQDFQDTLAKVMDANIYIFDVNGGSFSRFSRPVELCQQINKGSKICNEKCIRFYKSALHSLEDKDVLTCPNGIRLYAYRLGTYAQKIGFLVITSIKPNAQMSSEEENVFLTKAHSIYQTINEILKAILEKNLLGLRRLELNSIYEISRLLTSTVELDKVLDLITNSLIIIYKADLSFVGLREGDKIRIAQAKGEYGHLLIGNEWSMTQPLIEQVFSKLEPSSLSIEELMTLPGLTGLEVAHRNEIVIYPLWSALGAAGLLGIVFPAPLDDDGRRNLQIYANFAAVALANAKLIYRLEREAETDFMTGFFNKRALGYMLVQELEKLTRYNTPLAVIFLDIDDFKSYNDTFGHLAGDVVLQKTAEIIKKSIRLVDIAGRYGGEEFAIILPGTKGEGAVAVAERIRKSIELYPFPHRQVTASIGVAVAQKNDTADSLFARADQACYQAKKQGKNRVCWDQNQSSDLQ, from the coding sequence ATGAGGTGCCGGCAGATGCCAACAAACCTTCTCCTTAGCATTTCAGTAAAATACTGGCAGGATTTTCAGGATACGCTGGCCAAGGTAATGGATGCCAATATTTACATCTTTGATGTAAATGGGGGCTCTTTTTCCCGCTTCAGCCGGCCCGTTGAATTATGCCAGCAGATAAACAAAGGCAGTAAGATCTGCAATGAAAAGTGCATCCGTTTTTACAAATCTGCTCTCCATTCATTGGAGGATAAAGACGTGCTTACCTGTCCTAACGGGATAAGACTTTATGCCTACCGCCTGGGCACCTATGCCCAAAAGATAGGCTTCCTGGTCATTACTTCTATTAAGCCCAACGCCCAGATGAGCAGTGAGGAAGAAAATGTTTTTCTAACTAAAGCGCACAGTATTTATCAGACAATCAATGAGATTCTTAAGGCCATCCTGGAAAAAAATCTGTTAGGGTTGCGGAGGCTTGAATTGAATAGCATCTACGAAATCAGCCGCTTGTTGACGTCGACCGTTGAACTGGACAAGGTTTTGGATCTTATCACAAATTCTTTAATCATAATTTATAAGGCCGATCTTAGTTTTGTCGGCCTTCGCGAGGGCGATAAAATCAGGATAGCCCAGGCTAAAGGTGAGTACGGGCACCTTTTGATTGGTAACGAATGGTCGATGACTCAGCCGCTGATTGAGCAGGTTTTTTCAAAACTAGAGCCGTCATCTCTGAGTATTGAGGAATTAATGACCCTACCAGGTCTCACCGGTTTAGAGGTTGCTCACAGGAATGAAATCGTGATTTATCCCCTCTGGTCTGCTTTAGGTGCTGCCGGGCTGTTGGGGATAGTATTCCCTGCTCCCCTGGATGACGACGGCAGAAGAAACCTGCAGATATATGCAAACTTTGCCGCGGTAGCCCTGGCGAACGCGAAGCTTATATACCGCCTGGAAAGAGAAGCTGAAACCGACTTCATGACCGGTTTCTTTAATAAGCGTGCCCTGGGATATATGCTGGTTCAAGAACTGGAGAAGTTAACAAGATACAACACACCCCTGGCAGTTATTTTCTTAGATATCGATGACTTCAAGAGTTACAATGATACCTTTGGCCATCTGGCCGGGGATGTGGTGCTGCAGAAGACGGCAGAGATAATAAAAAAATCCATCAGGCTGGTGGATATTGCGGGCCGTTATGGAGGCGAGGAGTTTGCAATTATTCTTCCCGGCACAAAAGGGGAAGGCGCTGTTGCAGTGGCGGAAAGAATACGGAAGTCTATAGAGCTTTACCCCTTTCCGCACCGCCAGGTTACGGCGAGCATTGGGGTAGCCGTGGCGCAAAAAAATGATACCGCAGACTCGTTGTTTGCAAGGGCGGATCAGGCCTGTTATCAGGCGAAGAAGCAAGGAAAAAACCGCGTCTGCTGGGACCAAAATCAATCCTCTGATCTTCAGTGA
- a CDS encoding ATP-binding protein, which translates to MARKVRELLAMPADDFDVVVRIAREEDIAIARQTAKQLAQESGFSLADVTKIATAVSELARNIYRYAQTGKIMIRKRLEENGGPIIQAVAIDQGPGIEDVELVLTKGYTTYERSLGIGLSGIKRLVDYFEIVSEVGKGTAVMFEKRRRKF; encoded by the coding sequence TTGGCGCGGAAAGTGAGAGAGTTGCTGGCCATGCCGGCGGACGACTTTGACGTGGTGGTGCGCATTGCCCGGGAAGAAGACATAGCCATAGCCAGGCAGACGGCCAAGCAACTTGCTCAGGAATCAGGTTTTTCCCTTGCTGATGTAACCAAAATTGCCACTGCGGTTTCCGAACTTGCGCGCAATATCTACCGCTATGCGCAAACTGGCAAAATAATGATCCGCAAACGTCTTGAGGAGAACGGCGGGCCTATCATCCAGGCGGTGGCGATTGATCAAGGTCCGGGTATTGAGGACGTAGAACTCGTTCTGACAAAAGGTTACACAACATATGAGCGCAGCTTGGGTATAGGCTTATCAGGAATAAAACGCCTTGTGGATTATTTTGAGATTGTCTCTGAAGTTGGTAAGGGCACCGCAGTAATGTTTGAAAAGAGGAGACGCAAGTTTTGA
- the thrS gene encoding threonine--tRNA ligase, with translation MQVTLPDGSVREYATVTTALEVARDISPKLAREALAARVNGEVWDLTRPLPEQCRLELLTFADEGGRLAYRHTAAHVLAQAVKRLFPGTRLGIGPAIADGFYYDFDSKHKFTPDDLNAIEEEMQKIIKADLPLERQEITRDEALEIFRQLDEPYKIELINDLPEGVPISTYRQGDFIDLCAGPHLPSTGYLKAIKLTSLAGAYWRGSEANPMLQRIYGTAFPKAKDLEEYLHRLEEAKKRDHRRLGAMLGLFSLQEEGPGFPFFHPKGMIIRNELEQFWREEHRRAGYLEIRTPVILNRSLWEQSGHWDHYRENMYFTKIDEADYAIKPMNCPGAILVYKSEQHSYRDLPLRLAELGLVHRHEKSGVLHGLMRVRAFTQDDAHIFMLPSQITAEIQGVIDLVDRFYSLFGFKYHVELSTRPDNAMGSDEIWETATVALRQALEARGMPYVVNEGDGAFYGPKIDFHLEDSLGRTWQCGTIQLDFLMPEKFDLYYIGEDGQKHRPVMIHRVVFGSIERFIGILIEHYGGAFPVWLAPVQVRVLPITDRHNDYAFKVREELVRAGIRAEVNDRNDKIGYKIRAAQLEQIPYMLVVGDKEAAEGTVAVRERRAGDTGSVPLQAFIDKVTGEISRRE, from the coding sequence ATGCAGGTAACTTTACCGGACGGCAGCGTAAGGGAATATGCAACCGTCACTACAGCCCTGGAGGTGGCCAGGGACATTTCGCCGAAGCTAGCCCGGGAGGCCCTGGCAGCGCGGGTGAATGGCGAAGTATGGGACCTAACCCGTCCTCTGCCGGAGCAGTGCCGGCTGGAGCTCTTGACCTTTGCCGATGAAGGCGGGCGCCTGGCCTACCGCCATACAGCTGCCCACGTCCTGGCCCAGGCCGTCAAGCGCCTGTTTCCTGGCACCAGGCTGGGTATCGGCCCGGCCATAGCCGATGGGTTTTACTATGACTTCGACAGCAAGCATAAATTTACCCCCGATGATTTAAACGCCATAGAGGAAGAAATGCAGAAAATCATCAAAGCAGACCTGCCCCTGGAGCGGCAGGAAATAACCCGGGATGAGGCCCTGGAAATTTTTCGGCAACTCGATGAACCCTATAAAATCGAGCTTATTAACGACCTGCCGGAAGGGGTACCCATCAGCACCTACCGCCAGGGCGACTTTATAGACCTCTGCGCCGGGCCCCACCTGCCCAGCACCGGCTACCTCAAGGCCATTAAGCTCACCAGCCTGGCCGGGGCTTACTGGCGCGGCAGCGAGGCCAACCCCATGCTGCAACGTATTTACGGCACTGCCTTCCCAAAAGCTAAAGACCTGGAAGAATACCTCCACCGGCTGGAAGAGGCGAAAAAGCGGGACCACCGGCGGCTAGGAGCTATGCTTGGCCTTTTCAGCCTCCAGGAAGAAGGACCGGGTTTCCCCTTTTTCCATCCTAAAGGAATGATCATCCGTAACGAATTAGAACAGTTCTGGCGGGAAGAACACCGCAGGGCCGGTTATCTGGAGATTCGCACGCCGGTGATATTGAACCGCTCCCTCTGGGAGCAGTCGGGCCACTGGGATCATTACCGGGAAAATATGTACTTTACCAAAATTGATGAGGCCGACTACGCCATCAAACCCATGAACTGCCCGGGAGCCATCCTGGTCTATAAATCGGAGCAGCACAGCTACCGCGACTTACCTTTACGCCTGGCCGAGCTTGGACTGGTGCACCGCCATGAGAAGTCCGGCGTCCTTCATGGCCTGATGCGGGTGCGGGCCTTTACCCAGGACGACGCCCACATCTTTATGTTGCCGTCCCAGATAACAGCAGAGATCCAGGGCGTCATCGACCTGGTAGACCGCTTTTACAGCCTGTTTGGGTTCAAATACCACGTCGAGCTCTCCACCCGGCCGGATAACGCCATGGGTTCGGACGAGATCTGGGAAACGGCCACAGTCGCCCTGCGCCAGGCCCTGGAGGCCAGGGGGATGCCTTATGTGGTTAATGAAGGCGACGGCGCCTTCTACGGCCCCAAAATCGATTTCCACCTGGAGGATTCCCTGGGCCGGACCTGGCAGTGCGGCACCATCCAGCTTGATTTCCTCATGCCGGAGAAATTTGACCTCTACTACATCGGGGAGGACGGCCAGAAACACCGGCCGGTCATGATTCACCGTGTCGTCTTTGGCAGCATAGAGCGGTTCATCGGTATCCTGATCGAGCACTACGGCGGTGCCTTTCCCGTGTGGCTGGCCCCGGTGCAGGTGCGGGTGCTGCCCATAACCGACCGCCACAACGATTATGCCTTCAAGGTCAGGGAGGAGCTGGTGCGGGCCGGCATCCGCGCCGAAGTCAACGACCGCAACGATAAAATCGGCTACAAGATCCGCGCCGCCCAGCTGGAGCAAATCCCATACATGCTGGTAGTGGGGGATAAGGAAGCAGCCGAAGGTACTGTGGCCGTCCGGGAACGCCGCGCCGGGGATACGGGCAGTGTGCCACTCCAGGCCTTTATCGACAAAGTAACAGGAGAGATTAGCCGGCGGGAATAA
- a CDS encoding STAS domain-containing protein, whose protein sequence is MTFKEKVVPTIRIADCLLVPIQIDLDDKTVEKLQAQLLAEIQEQRVRAIILDVRMVEVIDSYISYTLSETAAMAHLMGCRTVICGIQPPVALTLAQMGIELQGFLVARDLEHALALVWSP, encoded by the coding sequence ATGACATTTAAAGAAAAGGTGGTTCCAACCATAAGGATTGCCGACTGTCTGTTAGTGCCCATACAGATAGACCTGGACGATAAGACTGTGGAGAAGCTGCAAGCACAGCTACTGGCGGAAATTCAGGAGCAACGTGTCCGGGCGATCATTTTGGACGTACGGATGGTAGAAGTGATCGACAGCTATATATCCTATACCCTTTCAGAGACTGCTGCGATGGCTCACCTGATGGGTTGCCGCACGGTGATCTGCGGTATCCAGCCTCCTGTGGCTCTGACCCTGGCACAAATGGGGATAGAACTGCAAGGCTTTTTAGTTGCCCGCGACCTCGAGCACGCTTTAGCTCTGGTATGGTCTCCTTAG
- the ytxC gene encoding putative sporulation protein YtxC, producing the protein MNITLVTARPIDFLQAEFNHRFGYSVGLHLWQAGGFNFFRCFLETGPGRPSKKEIKRFTEQVAEIVAAFIVERWEVALLEGMLLNQYEGLDEGAVEEICRRARVILDQGEDSCLQLQQREESIAARIREYFQENTWLNIDGFVRFRLPDYLMELEQALEEAVDEYLMEKEYDEFIRLLRYFVDAQEPRVDKVHVVLNPGGGFQLYDGENRNLNGDYLEGFVVDMADSDLNYEDLLISALITIAPRQVVLHATDKGRHHNTISTIKSVFGERIIHCSGCSRCLQPLQKR; encoded by the coding sequence ATGAATATTACGTTAGTTACTGCCAGGCCGATTGATTTTTTACAGGCCGAGTTTAATCATAGATTTGGTTATAGTGTGGGCCTCCACCTGTGGCAGGCGGGGGGCTTTAATTTCTTTCGTTGTTTTTTAGAAACGGGACCAGGCCGGCCTTCAAAAAAAGAAATTAAACGCTTTACAGAGCAGGTGGCCGAGATTGTGGCCGCCTTTATTGTCGAACGGTGGGAAGTGGCTTTACTGGAAGGGATGCTTTTAAACCAGTATGAAGGACTTGATGAGGGAGCCGTAGAAGAAATCTGCCGGCGCGCCAGGGTAATCCTGGATCAGGGGGAAGACAGTTGCCTCCAGCTCCAGCAGCGGGAAGAGTCCATTGCTGCCCGCATACGGGAATATTTCCAGGAAAACACCTGGTTAAATATCGATGGTTTTGTTCGCTTTCGCCTGCCGGATTATTTAATGGAACTGGAGCAGGCCCTGGAAGAAGCCGTTGATGAATACCTTATGGAAAAGGAATATGATGAATTCATCCGCCTTTTACGCTACTTTGTGGACGCCCAGGAACCACGGGTGGATAAAGTCCATGTAGTCTTAAATCCAGGTGGCGGCTTCCAGCTCTATGACGGCGAAAACCGGAACCTCAATGGCGACTATCTGGAAGGCTTTGTCGTCGATATGGCTGATAGTGATCTCAACTATGAGGATTTATTAATCAGCGCGCTGATAACCATTGCTCCCCGCCAGGTAGTCCTGCACGCTACGGATAAAGGGCGACACCATAATACCATTAGCACCATCAAGAGCGTTTTTGGTGAGCGAATCATCCATTGCAGCGGTTGCAGCCGGTGTTTGCAACCGTTGCAAAAGCGCTAA
- a CDS encoding STAS domain-containing protein, producing the protein MQLEMLAKELGRNEQEEKLWHKFLLIAVSGATGNNLRETLREPLSGLLQELGETTLGEKLKLVIERVPSFPTNELLPLVLELCGKLTHDREQVIHRLEDMLSELAAPIIRIWSEVLLLPLIGSLDTDRAQAIAERLLERASSTRAKMVVVDVTGVPMIDTAAGGFLIEMFSAVKLLGAEVILTGIKPEIAHTLVKLGVDFRMVAIARDLEDALRKAIAMLEEEKRQRKQIALGHSSSLTREGGEPDDI; encoded by the coding sequence ATGCAATTGGAAATGCTGGCCAAAGAACTGGGCAGAAATGAGCAGGAAGAGAAACTGTGGCACAAATTTTTATTAATAGCTGTTTCGGGGGCTACCGGAAATAATCTGCGCGAAACTTTGCGAGAACCCCTATCTGGACTGCTTCAGGAATTAGGCGAAACCACCCTTGGGGAAAAACTGAAGCTTGTTATTGAGCGTGTACCATCTTTCCCAACAAATGAACTTTTACCGCTGGTTCTGGAACTCTGCGGTAAGCTAACCCACGATAGGGAACAGGTGATTCACAGGCTTGAGGACATGCTTTCAGAGTTGGCAGCGCCGATTATTCGCATTTGGAGTGAGGTACTGCTACTGCCGCTGATTGGCAGTCTAGATACTGACCGGGCGCAGGCTATAGCAGAAAGGCTCTTGGAGCGCGCCAGTAGCACGCGGGCCAAAATGGTTGTTGTGGACGTCACCGGGGTGCCCATGATTGACACAGCAGCAGGAGGTTTTCTTATTGAAATGTTTAGCGCGGTGAAGCTACTGGGAGCAGAGGTTATCTTAACTGGCATTAAGCCTGAAATCGCCCACACCCTGGTTAAGTTAGGCGTAGATTTCCGTATGGTGGCGATAGCGCGTGACCTCGAAGACGCTCTCCGCAAGGCTATAGCTATGCTCGAAGAGGAGAAAAGGCAACGCAAACAAATTGCATTGGGGCATAGTAGTAGTTTGACGCGCGAAGGTGGAGAACCCGATGACATTTAA
- a CDS encoding ATPase domain-containing protein yields the protein MDKLKTGIKNLDHILDGGIPIYSLNIISGSPGSGKTIFVQNIIFNSARNGLKSLYLTTISESQFKMVRHLQEFEFFSDDLLDDKVIYGDLGAVLRNQGTDKVLGYLTDMIKKHLPNIVVIDSFKAIRDIFPDEKAFKAFVFDLAAALSIWEVTVFLIGEYEEKELTLLSEFAVADGIFHLYGQEEKRFQKRYLRILKMRGTNFEHGEHLFKISHAGIEVYPRMKPEDNELQYEVRLEKKGFGITGLDEMLCGGLTEGTITLISGSTGTGKTAFALKFLLEGAEKGEKGLFLSFEEPVAQLQNTARHLGWEIDRYLADGRLDIKFISPIELDVDKHAFEILDIVREKKVERFVIDSISSFEKSVYDLQKYRDYLWAMGHQLKGQHITTIFTVLNEELFSPMVVTKAQISLMADNVIILRYVEADSSIRKVVGILKVRGSDHDKALREYEITKNGINILGKLDKADMLR from the coding sequence ATGGATAAATTGAAAACGGGCATAAAGAATCTCGATCATATTCTTGATGGCGGCATACCTATATATTCCCTGAACATTATTTCTGGCTCTCCGGGGAGCGGTAAGACGATATTTGTCCAAAACATAATATTTAACAGCGCGAGGAACGGCCTCAAAAGTCTATACCTGACCACTATATCGGAATCACAGTTCAAGATGGTAAGACACCTGCAGGAGTTTGAGTTTTTCTCCGATGATTTATTGGATGACAAGGTTATTTACGGGGATCTGGGAGCTGTTCTGCGCAACCAGGGCACGGACAAAGTTCTTGGATACTTGACTGATATGATTAAAAAACATCTACCCAACATAGTTGTAATCGATAGCTTCAAGGCCATAAGAGACATCTTCCCGGACGAAAAGGCTTTTAAGGCTTTTGTTTTTGACCTGGCTGCCGCTCTATCGATATGGGAGGTCACTGTATTTCTCATCGGCGAGTACGAAGAAAAAGAACTAACGTTATTAAGTGAATTTGCCGTTGCCGATGGGATTTTTCACCTTTATGGGCAGGAAGAAAAGCGATTTCAAAAAAGGTATTTGCGTATTCTGAAGATGAGGGGGACTAATTTTGAGCATGGGGAACACCTGTTTAAAATTAGCCATGCTGGAATAGAAGTGTACCCGAGAATGAAGCCGGAAGATAATGAACTCCAGTATGAGGTCCGATTGGAAAAAAAGGGATTTGGGATCACAGGGTTGGACGAAATGTTATGTGGTGGGTTAACCGAAGGGACTATCACCCTCATTTCCGGTAGTACAGGTACGGGCAAAACCGCATTTGCCCTTAAGTTCTTACTGGAAGGGGCGGAAAAAGGCGAAAAAGGACTGTTCCTTTCTTTTGAAGAGCCTGTGGCTCAACTTCAGAATACAGCCCGTCATTTGGGATGGGAGATAGATAGATATCTGGCAGATGGTCGACTCGATATCAAGTTTATTTCTCCCATAGAATTGGACGTAGATAAGCACGCTTTTGAAATACTGGACATAGTCAGGGAAAAGAAGGTGGAGAGGTTTGTCATCGACAGCATCTCTTCTTTTGAAAAGAGCGTTTATGATCTACAAAAGTATAGAGATTATCTCTGGGCGATGGGACACCAGCTCAAGGGGCAGCACATCACCACCATCTTCACGGTACTTAACGAAGAACTCTTTTCACCAATGGTAGTAACGAAAGCTCAGATTTCCTTAATGGCCGATAATGTAATCATTCTGCGGTACGTGGAAGCCGATTCAAGCATCAGGAAGGTTGTTGGCATCCTTAAAGTCCGCGGAAGCGACCACGACAAGGCCTTGAGGGAGTATGAGATTACCAAGAACGGAATAAATATTCTCGGCAAATTAGATAAAGCAGATATGTTGAGATGA